The Synechococcus sp. HK05 DNA segment TACGTGGGCCAGGAAACCCTGGCCAAGCTCGCCACCTACGACGGCGTGAAACAGCAATTGCGGGGCTGGCGCACCAGCCGCACCGGCCCTGCGGCGGCCGAAGCTTGCGCCCCAGGAACCACCCTCACCACGGCGGCCGGCGAGCGGGCCGGCGTGATCACCTCCGCGTTGGCGGGGTCCGATGGCATCGAGGGATTAGCCCTGGTGCGCCGCGCTGCACTGGAAGAGCCGCAGCTGCTGGCCAACGGCAGCAACACCGAGGCCCTAACCCTGGAGATCCAGGTACCCGCAGGCTTCGTGGCACCGCCGGTGGGTGCGGGCGGCCAGGGCTGAAGCTCAGGGCTGCGCCAGCAACCAGTGGGCCACCGCCCAGGTGGCCAGGGCATCGTCGTGGTTGTAGCGGAAGATCCGCCGCAGGTTTTGACGGGAGCCGCGGCCATCAGGGCCGTCGCCACCCAGGCGCCAGCGGCGCCACCACAGCAGCGCCCGCGCCCCATCCACCCCCTGCTGCCGCCAGCGAAACCCGAGCCAACTAGCGGTGGCCTTGAGGCCGTAACTGTTGGTGGGCATCCACCAATGGCGCCGCAGGCGCAGGTGCACATCGACCATCCGGCTGCGCAGCTCAGCGATCTGGCGCTCCTTCGCCCCCTGACGCTGGGCCAAACGCACCAGCGCCAGCAGCTCGGTTTCGCCGTAGTGGAGCACCGGCCAGTCGGGGTAGGCCGCCAGCAGGCGCTGGAGCCGCTGCCAGAGCCGCGCTTCACCGTGCTCCTGGAGCGCCAGTAGGGGGTGATAAGGGGCCGCTGCGGCCACTGGAGGGCCGGGCCAGCCGCCGCCGGCCTCCCTCGCCAGTGGCACAAAGCCGTGCAGGAAATCGTCGCGGGCGTCGGGGTCGGATTCGATGTCGTAAATCAGCACCCCTGGCGCCGAGGCCAACTCCGGTAGCGCTGGGCTGGGATCACGCCGCAGCGGCACGCCGTCACGCTGCACCCGCGCCTGGGTCACCAGTTGCGCAGCCACCTCCGCATGTTGCTCGCCGTGCACCAGCAAGGCCTCGGCCAGCTGCTCAGGCTCGGCCGCCGCCAGCTGCTCGAGCCGGTCGACCCCCAGCCCCAGCAACATCTCGCGCCGCTTGGCACCGATACCGCTCACCTCGCTGAGGTGCCCCTCGGCGGCCGCCACCTGATCACAGGCGCCGCGCCAGCTGCACAGCACGCATTTCTTGCGGTCGGCCACCAGCGGCGGCGGGGAGGAGCGAGCCAGATCCCCCGCCAGACGCTCCAGCGCCTCATCGAGCTGGCGGGGCAGGCTGCCTGTGAGGTTCAGGGTTTCCTTCTCGAGGCCGCGGCCCGCGCCACTGAGCACCAAGCCGTTGGGCACCGGCGCCTGTTGCTCGACCTCCAGCAGCCGACCCCAGAGGGCGAGCACCACGCGGTGCTCGCGGGTGGTGCGGCGCCCTTGGCGAAACATCACCGGCCGGTAGGCATGACCTCCCCAGCGGCTGCTGCCTTGAACCCGCTGCAGCAAAGGGGGGTGCGCCTCCACCGCCAGCCCTCCCGCTTGGCCCCGCAACCGCAGGCCCACCAGCGCCGGAGCCCCGGCGGCTGCGGCCGCCTCCCCCCGCTGCGGCTTCTGCGGGAAAAGCGTCGAAAAACTGCGCCGCTGCTCATCAAGCTGCAGCTCGCGGTGGGCCGTCCACAGGCGTTGATCGGGGTCGCCGAACTGATCCAGCCAAGCGCGGCGCTTGCAGCGCAGCCAGCTGCGCAACAGCCGGTCGTTGAGCGGGATCTGGCTCGGCACGAAGCTCACGCTAGGTGGCCGTCTGGCCTGCCGGCACCTGCGCACCCGCAGGGGGGCAGGCCGGCTGCTAGCACCACCGGTATCGCCCTGTGCCTCTACCCCGATGGCTGCGTCCGCGCCCCTGCCCCTGGAGGCCAGCCCGATTGCCTTCGGCACCGATGGCTGGAGGGGCATCCTCGGGGTGGACATCACCGTGGAACGGCTGCTGCCGGTGGCAGCGGCCTCCGCGCGGGAACTGGAGTTTTCAGCGCCCGAAGGGCTGAACAGCCGCGAGATCGTGATCGGCTACGACCGCCGCTTCCTCGCCCCGGAACTGGCCGAAGCGATATGCAGCGCCGTGCGTGGCGCCGATCTGGTGCCGGTGCTGGCCGAAGCGCCGATCCCCACGCCGGCCGCCAGCTGGGCGGTGGTGGAGCGCAGTGCCCTCGGGGCGCTGGTGATCACCGCCAGCCATAACCCTCCCGAGTGGCTCGGCCTCAAGATCAAGGGGCCCTTCGGCGGCTCTGTGGAGGGGGATTTCACCCAGCGGGTGGAGCGACGCCTCGAAGCCGGCGGCATCACCGTGCCGATCCCCGGCGACACCCTGCGCTTCGACGCGATGGGCACCTACCTGTCGGGCCTGAAGGCCAAGGTGAACACCGCATCCCTGAGTGAGGGTCTGCAGCGGCTTGGCCTGCAGGTGATCGTGGATCCGATGCACGGATCAGCCGCTGGTGGCCTCAGCCGTTTGCTGGAGGGCGCCGCCGCCAGCGATCACCTGCGCGAGATCCGCAGCAACCGCGATCCCCTGTTCGGAGGCAATCCGCCCGAGCCCCTGGCGCCGTATCTGCAGGAGCTGATTGCCGAGGTGCGCGCCTCCACCCTGGCCGGCCGGCCTGCAGTGGGCATCGTGTTCGATGGCGACGGCGACCGCATCGCAGCGGTGGATGAACACGGCCGCTTCTGCAGCACCCAGCTGTTGATGCCCCTGTTCATCGACCACCTGGCCCGCGCCAAAGGACTGAGCGGCTCGGTGGTGAAAACCGTGAGCGGCTCCGATCTGATGCAGTTGGTGGCTGAAAACCTCGGCCGCCCGGTGCTGGAGAAGGCGGTGGGCTTCAAATACATCGCCGCTGAAATGCTCGCCAGCGACGTGCTGGTGGGCGGCGAAGAATCGGGTGGCGTGGGCTTCGGCGGCCACCTGCCGGAACGCGATGCGCTCTATGCGGCGCTTCTGCTGATCGAGGCGCTGGTGGAAGGCGGCAAACCCCTGGGTGAGCGCGTGAGCGAACTGCAGGAGCGCTGTGGCGGTGCCGCCTCCTACGACCGCCTCGATCTGCGCCTGCCGGACATGGCCACCCGCCAACGACTGGAGCAGTTCCTTGCCGCTACTCCGCCCCAGGAGGTGGCCGGCGCAACGGTGCAAGAGGTGATCACCACCGATGGCGTGAAGCTGCGCCTAGGCCCCAGCCATTGGCTGATGCTGCGCTTCTCCGGCACCGAACCGCTGCTGCGCCTCTACTGCGAAGCCCCCAACGATGCCCGCGTGGCTGAGGTGCTCGCCTGGGCGCGTCAGCTGGCTGAACAAGCCTGAAACGCACGGCCATCCGGATGACGCTTCGAGGACGCATCCACGAGTGGGCCCACATTGGCGGCGATGTGAGCGCACCCTCGGAACGCATGGGGTCCATCAATCCAGTGCCGCCAGACAGGCAGGCTCATCGGCCCTCCAGGCGGGATTGGATGATTTCCTGCTAGAGCCGCCCTCACCCGCCCATGCACGCTGCAGCCAAGGATCTGGTCATCGCCAGCGGCAATGCCGGCAAGGTGCGCGAGTTCGGAAAGCTCCTGGCGGATCTTGGCCTCGAGACCCAACCGCAGCCTCAGGGCCTGGAGGTGGAGGAAACCGGCAACACCTTCGCCGAAAACGCCCGCCTCAAAGCAATCGCCGTGGCCCGCGCCACCAGCTGCTGGGCCCTGGCCGACGATTCCGGCCTGAGCGTCGATGCCCTCGGCGGCGCCCCCGGGGTGCACTCCGCCCGCTATGCCGACAGCGACAGCGCCCGGATCGAACGCCTGCTGCATGAACTAGCAGAGGCTGGAGCCCACACCCCGGCAACCCGCAGCGCCCACTTCACCGCCGCCCTCGCCCTGGCCAACCCGGCGGGCGAGGTGGTGCTGGAGGTGGAAGGGATCTGCCCCGGCCAGATCCTGCAAGCCCCCCGGGGCGAAGGCGGCTTCGGCTACGACCCGGTGTTTTTTGTGCCGGAAGCAGGCCTCACGTTCGCCGAGATGCCTCACAGCCAGAAAGCGGAGCTGGGGCACCGGGGCCGAGCATTTGCCGCCTTGAAACCGCAGCTGCGTGCCGCGTTAACTCACGACAAGCAGTAATCCAACCCCAAGCTCACGCTGCTCTGCGGTGCCCGAGCCTCATCGGGATTGAAGCTATTGCGCGCCGCCATTGCATAGGGCATCGGCCGAATCGAACCGCCTCCGCGCTGGTCGATGCGCAGCAGCTGCACCCGCCGCAGACCCAGCGCATCAGCCGTGGCCTGCGCCTGCCGCTGCCCGTCCGCCAGCGCCTCCCGCAGCAGCCGGGTGCGCAGCTGGGCCTCACTGCTGCTGGCCGCTTCTGCCGTGAAGCCGCGCAGGTTCACGCCGGGCAGGCGACCGGCCGCCTGGATCAAGGCGTCGTAGTTGGCCTTGCTCACGGTGCCCGCCACGGTGGTGGTGGCCCGCTCACGCACCGGGCCCGCGCTGCCGCCGCCACTGCGGTAGGTGGTCGGCGCCGCAATCGTGAGCTTGCCGCTAACGAGGGGGGTGACCGCCTTGCGCACCGCCGCCAACCGCGCCTTCATCTGATCGAGCGCCGCGGCCTTCGTAGGCGCTTCTGCCTCCAGGCCGAGGTTGAAACGGAAGCGATCGAAGGCGGCGCTGCCCTGTTGCTGCACTTGCAGTTGCAGCAAGGTGCCGTTGCATGCGAGCGGTTGCGCCTGAACCGGCAGCGTCAGGGGCAAGGCACTCAGGGCAACCACAGCTAATCGGAGCGCAACCATGTGCGTTGGAGCATCTCCCTTGTGTCTAAGGGCAGCCCATTGGAGCCGTGCGACTGGCCTTGAGGAGATCTGCAACCAGATACAACTGATCGCCTCGCGAGCCCCCTCAACGCACGCCCAGATCCCCCACCGACGGCCGCCATTCCTGCAGCCGCCACTCCACACCGCCACTGCGCACCATTGGGTCCTCGAGAACCAGTGCTTCCGCCTCGGCGTAGTTGGCCGCCTGCAGCTGCAACAGGCCACCACCGCCCGGCCGGCCCTCGCCATCCACCAGATAGCCGCTGCTGATCACCACCCCATCAGCGCGCAGCTGCTCCACCCAGGCGCGATGGGCCTCGAGGTGAGGCTTCATCGCGCTGTAGGGATGCAGGAAGGTTTCCTGCTTCACAAACCAGGGCATCAGGCCGGCGCCCAGCTGCCGTGCAGGCCGTGGGGCACCGCCAGGGGCAGCTCCAGCACCGCCACCTCCGCCAGCGACGCGGCATCCAGGATCACCAGATCGCTGGCGCAGCGGGCGCCGTTCCACACCAAACACAACAGCCAGCCGTCGTCTTCCGCTGTGGCACCCGGGCGGGGCACCATCACCGGCTCGCTCACAAAGCCGCGCGGCGCCGCGCTCCACACCCGGCCTTCGCCGCTGGCCAAATCGAGCTTCTTGATCGCCTGCAGCGGATCGTTGCCGCGCTCGCGCTCGGCCACCGCCATCCAGGCGTAGCGGGCGTTCAAGCCCTGCTGCGCCGGATTCACCATCGCGAATTCGCAGGTGCGCTCCTCCACGAGCTCCTTGCTCACAGCGCCCGTTTCCAGGTTGATGCGGCAGCGCACCAGCTGGCCCGCAGGGATCGATTCGAAATCCACCTGGCGGAAGTCCACATCCGGGCCGATGGAGGGGAAGTCGTCGTAATAGATCGAATCCACCACGAGCTCGTCGCCCTCTTCGAAGGCGTTGAGGTGGTGGAACACGAAGCCCTCCGGCGCCGCAATCTGCAGCGGTTCACGGCCGGCGGCAGTGCCGGAGCTGCGAGGGATCAGCCAGAACTGGCCCTGCTCGCCGGGCTTGGAGCTCAGGCACTGGGCCGCACCTTTCTGGCCCAACACAAAGCCGGTGGGGTTGAAGGCCACCGCGTTCTGGAGGAACACCGCCCAGTTGGGGGTGATGGCGAAGTCGTGCAGGAAGGCGAAGCCTTTGAAGCTGTGCTTGCTATCGGCCAGCAAGGCGCCCTCACTGGAGAACTCCATCAGGCGGATCGTGCTGCGCGGGCCCGCCTTCACGCCGAAGGTCACCATGCGGGG contains these protein-coding regions:
- a CDS encoding TM0106 family RecB-like putative nuclease, whose translation is MPSQIPLNDRLLRSWLRCKRRAWLDQFGDPDQRLWTAHRELQLDEQRRSFSTLFPQKPQRGEAAAAAGAPALVGLRLRGQAGGLAVEAHPPLLQRVQGSSRWGGHAYRPVMFRQGRRTTREHRVVLALWGRLLEVEQQAPVPNGLVLSGAGRGLEKETLNLTGSLPRQLDEALERLAGDLARSSPPPLVADRKKCVLCSWRGACDQVAAAEGHLSEVSGIGAKRREMLLGLGVDRLEQLAAAEPEQLAEALLVHGEQHAEVAAQLVTQARVQRDGVPLRRDPSPALPELASAPGVLIYDIESDPDARDDFLHGFVPLAREAGGGWPGPPVAAAAPYHPLLALQEHGEARLWQRLQRLLAAYPDWPVLHYGETELLALVRLAQRQGAKERQIAELRSRMVDVHLRLRRHWWMPTNSYGLKATASWLGFRWRQQGVDGARALLWWRRWRLGGDGPDGRGSRQNLRRIFRYNHDDALATWAVAHWLLAQP
- a CDS encoding phosphoglucomutase/phosphomannomutase family protein, whose translation is MAASAPLPLEASPIAFGTDGWRGILGVDITVERLLPVAAASARELEFSAPEGLNSREIVIGYDRRFLAPELAEAICSAVRGADLVPVLAEAPIPTPAASWAVVERSALGALVITASHNPPEWLGLKIKGPFGGSVEGDFTQRVERRLEAGGITVPIPGDTLRFDAMGTYLSGLKAKVNTASLSEGLQRLGLQVIVDPMHGSAAGGLSRLLEGAAASDHLREIRSNRDPLFGGNPPEPLAPYLQELIAEVRASTLAGRPAVGIVFDGDGDRIAAVDEHGRFCSTQLLMPLFIDHLARAKGLSGSVVKTVSGSDLMQLVAENLGRPVLEKAVGFKYIAAEMLASDVLVGGEESGGVGFGGHLPERDALYAALLLIEALVEGGKPLGERVSELQERCGGAASYDRLDLRLPDMATRQRLEQFLAATPPQEVAGATVQEVITTDGVKLRLGPSHWLMLRFSGTEPLLRLYCEAPNDARVAEVLAWARQLAEQA
- the rdgB gene encoding RdgB/HAM1 family non-canonical purine NTP pyrophosphatase, which encodes MHAAAKDLVIASGNAGKVREFGKLLADLGLETQPQPQGLEVEETGNTFAENARLKAIAVARATSCWALADDSGLSVDALGGAPGVHSARYADSDSARIERLLHELAEAGAHTPATRSAHFTAALALANPAGEVVLEVEGICPGQILQAPRGEGGFGYDPVFFVPEAGLTFAEMPHSQKAELGHRGRAFAALKPQLRAALTHDKQ
- a CDS encoding SIMPL domain-containing protein; this encodes MPLTLPVQAQPLACNGTLLQLQVQQQGSAAFDRFRFNLGLEAEAPTKAAALDQMKARLAAVRKAVTPLVSGKLTIAAPTTYRSGGGSAGPVRERATTTVAGTVSKANYDALIQAAGRLPGVNLRGFTAEAASSSEAQLRTRLLREALADGQRQAQATADALGLRRVQLLRIDQRGGGSIRPMPYAMAARNSFNPDEARAPQSSVSLGLDYCLS
- a CDS encoding YciI family protein — its product is MPWFVKQETFLHPYSAMKPHLEAHRAWVEQLRADGVVISSGYLVDGEGRPGGGGLLQLQAANYAEAEALVLEDPMVRSGGVEWRLQEWRPSVGDLGVR
- a CDS encoding carotenoid oxygenase family protein; translated protein: MTVAPAAAPAYDRADWASAFRNVGVELEGVQLTAARGTIPPELVGTLYRNGPGRLERGGQWVHHPFDGDGMITALRFAGGQAELRNRFVRTEGFEAEEQAGKFLYRGVFGTQKPGGIAANAFDLRLKNIANTHVVRLGDQLLALWEAAEPHALDPASLETRGLSRLGGLLKKGEAFSAHPRFDPGHHGEPRMVTFGVKAGPRSTIRLMEFSSEGALLADSKHSFKGFAFLHDFAITPNWAVFLQNAVAFNPTGFVLGQKGAAQCLSSKPGEQGQFWLIPRSSGTAAGREPLQIAAPEGFVFHHLNAFEEGDELVVDSIYYDDFPSIGPDVDFRQVDFESIPAGQLVRCRINLETGAVSKELVEERTCEFAMVNPAQQGLNARYAWMAVAERERGNDPLQAIKKLDLASGEGRVWSAAPRGFVSEPVMVPRPGATAEDDGWLLCLVWNGARCASDLVILDAASLAEVAVLELPLAVPHGLHGSWAPA